A region from the Hypericibacter adhaerens genome encodes:
- a CDS encoding acyl-CoA thioesterase, which translates to MSAPPSRDETREAYRHFLSIPTRWMDNDVYGHVNNVVYYSYFDTAVNQWLIEQGLLDYLKSEVIGLVVETSCSYFRPLAFPDRIDAGIRVAHIGRSSVRYEVGLFRSDEPTVAAAGHFIHVYVERARNRPVAIDETMRAKLQQLMTG; encoded by the coding sequence GTGAGCGCCCCGCCTTCCCGTGACGAGACCCGCGAAGCCTATCGGCATTTCCTGTCCATCCCGACGCGCTGGATGGACAACGACGTCTACGGCCACGTCAACAACGTCGTCTATTACAGCTACTTCGACACGGCCGTGAACCAGTGGCTGATCGAGCAGGGGCTGCTCGACTACCTCAAGAGCGAGGTCATCGGCCTGGTGGTCGAGACCTCCTGCAGCTATTTCCGCCCGCTGGCCTTCCCGGACCGGATCGATGCCGGGATCCGCGTCGCCCATATCGGCCGCAGCAGCGTGCGCTACGAGGTGGGACTCTTCCGCAGCGACGAGCCCACGGTCGCGGCGGCCGGCCATTTCATCCATGTCTATGTCGAGCGTGCCCGCAACCGCCCGGTCGCGATCGACGAGACCATGCGGGCCAAGCTGCAGCAACTGATGACGGGCTGA
- a CDS encoding bacteriorhodopsin → MEVKLLQSTDVTGGTFTLLLIGMIGTAVLLFLGTGWVSRKWKLPVALAGIVAMLAAAYYWQAREVWLTAGQMPVIYRYIDWLITVPIQVLALYFFIGTVARPPTGLFWRLLVVAIVMILARYMGEVGFMHPTLGFLIGIVGWLYILGEVYFGKLGEINTKSASETVQTGFFWLRLVVTIGWAIYPLCYFIGSFAGGVDEGTLSIVYNLADFINQILFGLIILYAAAKESATAR, encoded by the coding sequence ATGGAAGTGAAGCTGCTGCAGTCGACCGATGTTACCGGCGGGACATTCACCCTGCTCCTGATCGGCATGATCGGCACCGCGGTGCTGCTGTTTCTCGGGACCGGCTGGGTCTCGCGGAAATGGAAGCTCCCGGTGGCGCTGGCCGGCATCGTGGCGATGCTCGCGGCCGCCTATTACTGGCAGGCGCGCGAGGTCTGGCTGACGGCGGGCCAGATGCCCGTCATCTACCGCTATATCGACTGGCTGATCACCGTGCCGATCCAGGTGCTGGCGCTCTATTTCTTCATCGGCACCGTGGCGCGCCCGCCCACGGGCCTGTTCTGGCGGCTGCTCGTCGTCGCCATCGTCATGATCCTCGCGCGCTACATGGGCGAGGTCGGCTTCATGCACCCGACGCTCGGATTCCTGATCGGGATCGTCGGCTGGCTCTACATCCTGGGCGAGGTCTATTTCGGCAAGCTCGGCGAGATCAACACGAAGAGCGCCAGCGAGACGGTGCAGACCGGCTTCTTCTGGCTGCGGCTGGTGGTGACGATCGGCTGGGCGATCTATCCGCTCTGCTACTTCATCGGCAGCTTCGCCGGCGGGGTGGACGAGGGCACCCTCAGCATCGTCTACAACCTCGCCGACTTCATCAACCAGATCCTGTTCGGCCTGATCATCCTCTATGCGGCCGCGAAGGAATCGGCGACCGCGCGATGA
- a CDS encoding IclR family transcriptional regulator translates to MASEKGVPALIRGSRVLDAVVASDQPLTVSDLARRLNLPKSTVHGLCGTLVDLGLLSRRNGNFLIGPHVMRWANAFLAQTDLTAEFAALWDNLAVLSNETITLSVLDGAEVVYIACRNSSSSLGITFRIGMRLPAPFTATGKSILSTMPDAQVRKLLAGHWPKPLTRRSVQNIDALIGELDECRRRGFSIDDGQTREGMYCFGTPVRDSSNQVVAGVAVSLLATRVDEHTTELAAESIQTIAHQLSMRLGADMKKLQA, encoded by the coding sequence TTGGCCAGCGAAAAGGGCGTTCCCGCCCTGATCCGCGGCAGCCGGGTGCTCGATGCCGTGGTGGCGTCGGACCAGCCGCTGACCGTCTCGGATCTCGCGCGCCGGTTGAACCTGCCCAAGAGCACCGTCCACGGTCTCTGCGGCACGCTGGTCGATCTGGGGCTGCTCTCGCGGCGCAACGGGAATTTCCTGATCGGGCCGCATGTGATGCGCTGGGCCAACGCGTTCCTGGCCCAGACCGACCTGACGGCCGAGTTCGCGGCGCTGTGGGACAATCTCGCTGTCCTCTCCAACGAGACCATCACGCTCTCGGTGCTCGACGGGGCCGAGGTCGTCTATATCGCCTGCCGCAACAGCTCTTCCTCGCTGGGCATCACCTTCCGCATCGGCATGCGGCTGCCGGCGCCCTTCACCGCGACCGGCAAGTCGATCCTGAGCACGATGCCGGACGCGCAGGTGCGCAAGCTCCTGGCCGGCCATTGGCCCAAGCCATTGACGCGCCGCTCCGTGCAGAACATCGATGCGCTGATCGGCGAGCTCGACGAATGCCGGCGCCGCGGCTTCTCGATCGATGACGGCCAGACGCGCGAGGGCATGTATTGCTTCGGCACGCCGGTGCGCGATTCCTCGAACCAGGTGGTGGCGGGCGTGGCGGTGAGCCTGCTCGCGACCCGCGTCGACGAGCACACCACGGAGCTCGCGGCCGAAAGCATCCAGACCATCGCCCACCAGCTCTCGATGCGCCTCGGCGCCGACATGAAGAAGCTGCAGGCGTGA
- a CDS encoding iron-containing alcohol dehydrogenase: MKPFNFNTAPRIVFGEGSLARIGEITAAQLGKRVLLVTDPGLIKVGLIEPALMSLEAAGVAVSLFSDVEADPPEHVVMACTKVAQDLKAEGVIGLGGGSSMDVAKLAALLAPGTEKLADAYGVGNAKGPRLPLLLAPTTAGTGSEVTPVSIVTTGASEKKGVVSPVILPDVALLDPDLTLGLPPAVTAATGIDAMVHAIEAYASASPANNPVSRALAREALRLMGAALERAVHNGKDKAARGDMLLGAMLAGQAFANSPVAAVHALAYPLGGHYHIPHGLSNALMLPHVLRFNAETSSAAYVEIAPDAFPELEEVGSQVRAAAFADKLAGLSTRCGLQQRLRDVGIPADAVPMLARDAMKQTRLLVNNPRPVTEADALAIYQQAW, translated from the coding sequence ATGAAACCGTTCAACTTCAATACCGCGCCCCGGATCGTGTTCGGCGAGGGCTCGCTCGCCCGCATCGGCGAGATCACGGCCGCCCAGCTCGGCAAGCGCGTGCTGCTGGTGACCGATCCCGGCCTGATCAAGGTCGGGCTGATCGAGCCGGCGCTGATGTCGCTCGAGGCCGCGGGCGTGGCGGTGTCGCTCTTCTCGGATGTCGAGGCGGATCCGCCGGAGCATGTGGTGATGGCCTGCACCAAGGTCGCGCAGGACCTGAAGGCGGAGGGCGTGATCGGGCTCGGCGGCGGCTCCTCGATGGATGTCGCCAAGCTCGCGGCGCTGCTGGCGCCGGGCACGGAGAAGCTCGCCGATGCCTATGGCGTCGGCAACGCCAAGGGGCCGCGCCTGCCGCTCCTGCTGGCGCCGACCACGGCCGGCACCGGCTCCGAGGTGACGCCGGTCTCGATCGTCACCACCGGCGCCAGCGAGAAGAAGGGCGTGGTCAGCCCGGTGATCCTGCCCGACGTGGCGCTGCTCGATCCGGACCTGACGCTGGGCCTGCCGCCGGCGGTGACCGCCGCCACCGGCATCGATGCGATGGTCCATGCGATCGAGGCCTATGCCTCGGCCAGCCCCGCCAACAACCCCGTCTCCCGCGCGCTCGCGCGCGAAGCGCTGCGGCTCATGGGCGCGGCGCTGGAGCGCGCCGTCCATAACGGCAAGGACAAGGCCGCGCGCGGCGACATGCTCCTGGGCGCCATGCTGGCGGGCCAGGCTTTCGCCAACTCGCCGGTCGCGGCGGTCCATGCGCTGGCTTATCCGCTGGGCGGCCATTATCACATCCCGCACGGCCTCTCGAACGCGCTGATGCTGCCCCATGTGCTGCGCTTCAACGCCGAGACCTCGTCGGCCGCCTATGTCGAGATCGCGCCCGACGCCTTCCCGGAACTGGAGGAGGTGGGCAGCCAGGTGCGCGCGGCGGCCTTCGCCGACAAGCTCGCCGGCCTCTCGACCCGCTGCGGGCTGCAGCAGCGCCTGCGCGACGTCGGCATCCCGGCCGACGCGGTGCCGATGCTGGCGCGCGACGCGATGAAGCAGACCCGTCTCCTGGTCAACAATCCGCGGCCCGTGACCGAGGCGGACGCGCTGGCGATCTATCAACAGGCCTGGTGA
- a CDS encoding sodium:solute symporter family protein, with the protein MSESVIWLLACVGAYWAYCVYWGAASARLVGTANDYFLADRGISPWIFVLAATATSFSGWIFLGHPAFIFEDGFSFAESSFAAIVIPLTGVLFLKRQWLLGKRFGYVTPGDMFADYFGSEGMRRLTILIALVFSVPFLAMQLTASGFLIQILSEGTVDRHVAMWVMTAVLFLYVCVGGFRAVAYVGTFQGLLLAAGLAAIGLVAYGKLGGLVPFNAALAKLGASALGDGGTTAAGYNANLAIPGVVQFTAGLGQEAPVGGHWTASMILSYSFALMGIQAAPAFTIWAFACRSAKGFGIQQVWASAAAVGVILVFFAVLIGMGAHFLGASPSMTEAGMAVSIWLPSTAGQDPANLIAYYIQAIGKNDPWFTGLLAVCALAAIQAMVAFYASTAGTILSRDVYKRYLNPAAGDRELKLYGRISVGLVLLAALLTASYLPRTESELGALALSFGFQLWPALAAVCWFPWLTRQGVIVGLVFGLVAVVFTEPFGQSISSFVGLHLPWGRWPWTIHSAAWGMFFNLVTCLIVSALTYGGPERAHRARFHAYLAEKAGVAPERRPLRAAAWAIALAWIFFAIGPGAVWGNDLFGKPNGGPADWGLSLPSIWAWQILWWALGVLMIWLLAYRMGLSTVPLGSVEFHVEHKPAPLSKAALASDWKNWFWGLVIALAALTAAHWIFGQ; encoded by the coding sequence TTGTCTGAGAGCGTGATCTGGCTGCTGGCCTGCGTCGGCGCCTACTGGGCCTATTGCGTCTATTGGGGGGCCGCGAGCGCCAGGCTCGTCGGCACGGCCAACGACTATTTCCTGGCCGACCGCGGCATCTCGCCCTGGATCTTCGTGCTGGCCGCGACCGCGACCTCCTTCTCCGGCTGGATCTTCCTCGGCCATCCCGCCTTCATCTTCGAGGACGGCTTCTCCTTCGCCGAAAGCTCCTTCGCCGCGATCGTGATCCCGCTGACCGGCGTGCTCTTCCTCAAGCGCCAATGGCTGCTCGGCAAGCGCTTCGGCTATGTGACGCCGGGCGACATGTTCGCCGACTATTTCGGCAGCGAGGGGATGCGCCGCCTCACCATCCTGATCGCGCTGGTCTTCTCCGTGCCCTTCCTTGCCATGCAGCTCACGGCCTCGGGCTTCCTGATCCAGATCCTCTCCGAGGGCACGGTCGACCGTCATGTGGCGATGTGGGTCATGACCGCGGTGCTGTTCCTCTATGTCTGCGTCGGCGGCTTCCGCGCGGTCGCCTATGTCGGCACCTTCCAGGGGCTGCTCCTGGCGGCCGGCCTCGCCGCGATCGGGCTCGTCGCCTATGGCAAGCTGGGCGGCCTGGTGCCGTTCAACGCGGCGCTCGCCAAGCTCGGCGCCAGCGCGCTGGGCGATGGCGGCACCACGGCTGCGGGCTACAACGCCAACCTCGCGATCCCGGGCGTGGTCCAGTTCACGGCCGGTCTCGGGCAGGAGGCGCCGGTGGGCGGCCATTGGACCGCCTCGATGATCTTGAGCTACAGCTTCGCGCTGATGGGCATCCAGGCGGCGCCCGCCTTCACCATCTGGGCCTTCGCCTGCCGCAGCGCCAAGGGCTTCGGCATCCAGCAGGTCTGGGCCTCGGCCGCGGCGGTCGGCGTGATCCTCGTCTTCTTCGCCGTGCTGATCGGCATGGGCGCGCATTTCCTCGGCGCCTCGCCTTCCATGACCGAGGCCGGCATGGCCGTCTCGATCTGGCTGCCGTCGACCGCGGGCCAGGACCCGGCCAACCTCATCGCCTATTACATCCAGGCGATCGGGAAGAACGATCCCTGGTTCACGGGCCTTCTCGCCGTCTGCGCGCTGGCGGCGATCCAGGCGATGGTCGCCTTCTACGCCTCGACCGCCGGCACGATCCTGTCGCGCGACGTCTATAAGCGCTATCTCAACCCCGCCGCCGGCGACCGCGAGCTCAAGCTCTATGGCCGCATCAGCGTCGGGCTGGTGCTGCTGGCGGCGCTGCTGACGGCCTCCTACCTGCCGCGGACCGAAAGCGAGCTGGGCGCGCTGGCACTCTCCTTCGGCTTCCAGCTCTGGCCGGCCTTGGCCGCCGTCTGCTGGTTCCCCTGGCTCACCCGCCAGGGCGTGATCGTGGGGCTGGTGTTCGGCCTCGTCGCCGTCGTCTTCACCGAACCTTTCGGCCAGTCGATCTCCAGTTTCGTCGGGCTGCATCTGCCCTGGGGCCGCTGGCCCTGGACGATCCATTCCGCGGCCTGGGGCATGTTCTTCAACCTCGTCACCTGCCTGATCGTGTCGGCCCTGACCTATGGCGGGCCCGAGCGCGCCCATCGCGCCCGGTTCCACGCTTACCTCGCGGAGAAAGCCGGCGTTGCGCCGGAGCGCCGCCCCTTGCGCGCGGCCGCCTGGGCGATCGCGCTCGCCTGGATCTTCTTCGCGATCGGGCCGGGCGCGGTCTGGGGCAACGATCTCTTCGGCAAGCCCAATGGCGGCCCGGCCGATTGGGGCCTGAGCCTGCCTTCGATCTGGGCCTGGCAGATTCTCTGGTGGGCCTTGGGCGTGCTGATGATCTGGCTGCTCGCCTACCGGATGGGGCTCTCCACGGTGCCGCTCGGCAGCGTCGAGTTCCATGTCGAGCACAAGCCGGCGCCGCTCTCGAAGGCGGCGCTGGCGTCGGACTGGAAGAATTGGTTCTGGGGGCTCGTGATCGCCTTGGCGGCGCTGACGGCCGCACATTGGATCTTCGGGCAGTGA
- a CDS encoding N-acyl homoserine lactonase family protein produces the protein MKIVDFAKDQGGSKNGGNARPDRMKILEFGDGANKARIAPAIEVRPAAAPAPEPRWEPVSAPTASLAAAPKPKARSPFVGTRSLKMHVLDLGKLRLDKNFMVANSTVAMAKNPNPPGKLIDIPVSAFYIEHPDGNVLFDTGCHPDWAGPNGRWPQNLQDVFPVIGPDDCYLPHRLEAMGIGPNQIRHVVLSHLHCDHAGCIEFFRKSNIIVHEDEFAAAATHYAKRDHSTPYALRDFETWTRLDLNWREVGKLEPDHNIVDGVKLLNFGPGHSYGMLGLLVSLRDNPNVILAADACYTSENYGPPMKPPGISYDSIGFARTIQRIRALAEHNKADVWFGHDIPQFESLRKASEGWYE, from the coding sequence ATGAAGATCGTCGATTTCGCCAAGGACCAGGGCGGCAGCAAGAATGGCGGGAACGCCCGCCCCGATCGGATGAAGATCCTCGAGTTCGGCGACGGTGCGAACAAGGCGCGCATCGCCCCGGCGATCGAGGTCAGGCCCGCGGCCGCGCCGGCCCCGGAACCGCGCTGGGAGCCGGTATCGGCCCCGACGGCGAGCCTCGCGGCTGCGCCCAAGCCGAAGGCGCGCAGCCCCTTCGTCGGCACCCGGTCGCTCAAGATGCATGTGCTCGATCTGGGCAAGCTCCGGCTCGACAAGAACTTCATGGTGGCCAACTCGACCGTGGCCATGGCGAAGAATCCCAACCCGCCGGGCAAGCTGATCGATATCCCGGTCTCCGCCTTCTATATCGAGCATCCGGACGGCAACGTCCTGTTCGACACCGGCTGCCATCCCGACTGGGCCGGGCCGAACGGCCGCTGGCCGCAGAATCTCCAGGATGTCTTCCCGGTGATCGGCCCCGACGATTGCTACCTGCCGCACCGGCTCGAGGCGATGGGCATCGGTCCCAACCAGATCCGGCATGTGGTCCTGTCGCATCTCCATTGCGACCATGCGGGCTGCATCGAGTTCTTCCGCAAGTCGAACATCATCGTGCATGAGGACGAGTTCGCCGCGGCCGCGACCCACTATGCCAAGCGCGACCACAGCACGCCCTATGCGCTCCGCGATTTCGAGACCTGGACCCGGCTCGATCTCAACTGGCGCGAGGTCGGAAAGCTCGAGCCCGATCACAACATCGTCGACGGGGTGAAGCTCCTGAATTTCGGCCCCGGCCATTCCTACGGGATGCTGGGCCTGCTGGTCTCGCTGCGCGACAACCCCAACGTGATCCTGGCGGCCGATGCCTGCTACACGTCGGAGAATTACGGGCCACCGATGAAGCCGCCGGGCATCAGCTACGATTCCATCGGCTTCGCCCGCACCATCCAGCGGATCCGGGCGCTCGCCGAGCACAACAAGGCCGACGTCTGGTTCGGCCACGACATCCCGCAGTTCGAATCGCTGCGCAAGGCGTCGGAAGGCTGGTACGAGTAA
- a CDS encoding flotillin family protein: MNGANIIAIIILATIVIAVAVYLLHWLYRRSTKDISFVRTGFGGEKVVMGGGALVLPIVHDVTEVSMNTLRLEVRRGKEQSLITKDRMRVEVTVEFFVRVMPQPEAVATAARTLGQRTMNPESLKDLVQGRFVDAMGMVAATMTMEEMHEHRGRYIKGVKEQVAGSLTQNGLELETASLTSLDQTDIKLFNPSNAFDAEGLTRLTEEIQTRKKKRNDIEQDTAIAVRNKNLESEKLALDIDKESEYSRLEQEREIALRRAQQKAEIAIERTERDREIEEAQIRASEEIERARIRQERVLEAERIERERETEKLEVQRRRTLEIEEQERVIAVAEKSKSQSEAQAAAEKARSLMIEAQEKVTTLREKEIADRRKLIELIDAEQQAEREAIKLTTIAEAEKKAAIERAAADKAASDAAKYRYAVDAEGQRALNEAENLRSDASRRSALHRRLVENLPEIIRESVKPMERIESIKILQVDGLPGLSSAGVDGVIAGPGGGDQGGGDGGPKGRSLADSAVNAALRYRAQAPFVDDLLHQIGIQGGAVGGLGNLLKGHAATPPEPSPRDKS, from the coding sequence ATGAACGGCGCAAACATCATTGCCATCATCATTCTGGCGACGATCGTCATTGCGGTGGCCGTCTATCTGCTGCACTGGCTCTACCGGCGCTCCACGAAGGACATCTCCTTCGTCCGCACCGGCTTCGGCGGCGAGAAGGTGGTCATGGGCGGCGGCGCCCTGGTGCTGCCGATCGTCCATGACGTGACCGAGGTCAGCATGAACACGCTGCGCCTCGAGGTCCGCCGCGGCAAGGAGCAGTCGCTCATCACCAAGGACCGCATGCGCGTCGAGGTCACGGTCGAGTTCTTCGTCCGGGTCATGCCGCAGCCCGAGGCGGTCGCGACGGCCGCCCGCACGCTGGGACAGCGCACGATGAACCCCGAGAGCCTCAAGGACCTGGTGCAGGGCCGCTTCGTCGACGCGATGGGCATGGTCGCCGCCACCATGACCATGGAGGAGATGCACGAGCATCGCGGCCGCTACATCAAGGGCGTCAAGGAGCAGGTCGCGGGCTCGCTGACGCAGAACGGCCTGGAGCTGGAGACCGCCTCCCTCACCAGCCTCGACCAGACCGACATCAAGCTCTTCAACCCCTCCAACGCCTTCGATGCCGAGGGTCTGACCCGCCTGACCGAAGAGATCCAGACCCGCAAGAAGAAGCGCAACGACATCGAACAGGACACCGCCATCGCGGTCCGGAACAAGAATCTGGAATCGGAGAAGCTGGCGCTCGATATCGACAAGGAGAGCGAGTATTCGCGTCTCGAGCAGGAACGCGAGATCGCGCTGCGCCGCGCCCAGCAGAAGGCCGAGATCGCGATCGAGCGCACCGAGCGCGACCGCGAAATCGAGGAGGCCCAGATCCGGGCCTCCGAGGAGATCGAGCGGGCCCGCATCCGCCAGGAGCGGGTGCTCGAGGCCGAGCGCATCGAGCGCGAGCGGGAGACCGAGAAGCTCGAGGTGCAGCGTCGCCGCACCCTCGAGATCGAGGAGCAGGAGCGGGTCATCGCGGTGGCCGAGAAGTCGAAGTCGCAGTCCGAGGCCCAGGCCGCCGCCGAGAAGGCGCGCTCGCTGATGATCGAGGCCCAGGAGAAGGTCACGACCCTGCGCGAGAAGGAGATCGCCGACCGCCGCAAGCTGATCGAGCTTATCGACGCCGAGCAGCAGGCGGAGCGCGAGGCGATCAAGCTGACCACCATCGCCGAGGCCGAGAAGAAGGCCGCGATCGAGCGGGCGGCCGCGGACAAGGCGGCGTCGGACGCCGCCAAATACCGCTACGCGGTCGATGCCGAGGGCCAGCGCGCCCTCAACGAGGCGGAGAATCTCCGTTCCGATGCGAGCCGGCGCTCGGCCTTGCACCGCCGCCTGGTCGAGAACCTGCCGGAGATCATCCGCGAAAGCGTCAAGCCGATGGAGCGGATCGAATCGATCAAGATCCTCCAGGTCGACGGCCTGCCGGGCTTGAGCAGCGCCGGCGTCGATGGCGTCATCGCCGGCCCCGGCGGCGGCGACCAGGGCGGCGGCGACGGCGGTCCCAAGGGCCGCAGCCTGGCCGACAGCGCGGTCAACGCCGCGTTACGCTACCGGGCGCAGGCGCCCTTCGTCGACGACCTGCTGCACCAGATCGGCATCCAGGGCGGCGCCGTGGGCGGGCTCGGGAACCTGCTCAAGGGCCATGCCGCCACGCCGCCGGAACCCAGCCCGCGCGACAAGAGCTGA
- a CDS encoding alpha/beta fold hydrolase: MARHSPVTGRYVTIDVDGLEYKVFYLHNGQGQPLVCQHTAGCHNHQWRGLLEDEEITKDYNVIAYDLARHGKSDPPHNVEWWKSEYKLTAEHYVNFIVKFCDALELKNPIFMGSSFGGNVALQLALRRPDRFKAVIPVEAADYAPGFFLDWWRHPHANAAQVCASGVWDLMAPQSPEMDRWLTWHYYTQGSEAFKGDLYFYSVDHDLRKQLADIDGKRCPVVMMTGTYDYLTPPEATENTARQIKNGVYIEMTDIGHFPMSENYPLFRVYLKEALRIIRERTGG; encoded by the coding sequence ATGGCACGACACTCGCCAGTCACCGGCCGCTACGTCACGATCGATGTCGACGGCCTCGAGTACAAGGTCTTCTATCTCCATAACGGCCAGGGCCAGCCGCTGGTCTGCCAGCACACGGCCGGCTGCCACAATCATCAGTGGCGCGGCCTGCTCGAGGACGAGGAGATCACCAAGGACTACAACGTGATCGCCTACGACCTCGCGCGCCACGGCAAGTCCGACCCGCCGCACAATGTCGAATGGTGGAAGAGCGAGTACAAGCTCACCGCCGAGCACTATGTGAACTTCATCGTGAAGTTCTGCGACGCGCTGGAGCTGAAGAACCCGATCTTCATGGGTTCCTCGTTCGGCGGCAATGTCGCGCTGCAGCTGGCCCTTCGCCGGCCGGACCGCTTCAAGGCGGTGATCCCGGTCGAGGCGGCCGACTATGCACCGGGCTTCTTCCTCGACTGGTGGCGCCATCCCCATGCCAATGCGGCGCAGGTCTGCGCGTCCGGCGTGTGGGACCTGATGGCGCCGCAGTCGCCGGAGATGGATCGCTGGCTCACCTGGCACTACTACACGCAAGGCTCGGAGGCCTTCAAAGGCGACCTCTATTTCTATTCGGTCGATCACGACCTCCGGAAGCAACTGGCCGACATCGACGGCAAGCGTTGCCCGGTGGTGATGATGACCGGCACCTACGATTATCTGACGCCGCCCGAGGCGACCGAGAACACGGCCCGCCAGATCAAGAACGGCGTCTATATCGAGATGACCGATATCGGCCATTTCCCGATGAGCGAGAACTATCCGCTGTTCCGGGTCTATCTGAAGGAAGCCTTGCGGATCATCCGCGAGCGGACCGGCGGCTGA